A single genomic interval of halophilic archaeon DL31 harbors:
- a CDS encoding integral membrane sensor signal transduction histidine kinase (KEGG: hla:Hlac_2889 histidine kinase~PFAM: ATP-binding region, ATPase-like; Signal transduction histidine kinase, subgroup 1, dimerisation/phosphoacceptor region~SMART: ATP-binding region, ATPase-like; Signal transduction histidine kinase, subgroup 1, dimerisation/phosphoacceptor region) yields the protein MGFFEASPLYLFYVATFSVAALACFGSLTRLKHITDPDTRRGLWALCVTSGGWAAAHVGFLISPTTSLKLGWYTVGLVLGLASVGAWLYFCSAYTGRTYHQDSTYRRPAVVVFIVLIAVKVTNPFHHEYFTTTAVTTPFPHLSVHMGSLHWASMGLSYALAFVGYFMLLELFTEIDLDTRALFALVGITGLPVVFDIIGYATPVLIDIAYEPLGVAVFAVGVAFVYRDQFDAVQLAAERDVPVIALDSDDRIRDSNRAVRDLFPKLADAQRARLETVLPQVADRLGSDDPILKCQQDGQLRYYQITEAPYGTARASLGRTIVFTDVTDRERSRSEVERQNDRLEQFASMVSHDLRNPLNVAEGRFELLREEVAPDNAHVEPIARALTRMNDLIEEILLLTREGKAVDQWDAVLLSSIVTECWEMVETGSANVCLEDDLAFKADATRLQRLFENLFRNAVEHGRTDVTVTVGALPDGLGFYVADDGPGISEEDRVSVFEPGYTTRNEGTGLGLAIVAETVGAHGWEIQVTESETGGARFEIRGVETVG from the coding sequence ATGGGGTTTTTCGAGGCATCTCCGCTCTATCTATTCTATGTGGCCACATTTAGTGTGGCCGCTCTCGCTTGTTTTGGCAGTCTCACGCGACTCAAGCATATTACTGACCCCGACACGCGACGGGGCTTGTGGGCTCTCTGTGTGACAAGCGGTGGGTGGGCAGCCGCTCACGTCGGATTTCTCATCTCCCCGACGACGTCGCTCAAACTCGGCTGGTACACGGTCGGATTGGTGCTCGGGCTCGCAAGTGTCGGTGCATGGCTGTACTTCTGTTCAGCCTACACTGGCCGAACCTACCACCAGGACTCGACGTATCGTCGCCCCGCAGTCGTCGTCTTCATCGTACTCATCGCCGTGAAAGTCACAAACCCCTTCCACCACGAATACTTCACAACGACTGCGGTCACCACCCCTTTTCCCCATCTCTCCGTTCACATGGGGTCGCTGCACTGGGCTTCGATGGGGCTCTCATACGCTCTGGCTTTCGTCGGCTACTTCATGTTGCTGGAGCTGTTCACCGAAATCGACCTCGATACCCGGGCGCTATTCGCACTTGTTGGTATCACCGGACTCCCGGTCGTCTTCGATATCATCGGATACGCCACGCCGGTGCTCATCGATATCGCCTACGAACCCCTTGGGGTGGCAGTTTTCGCTGTCGGTGTCGCATTCGTCTACAGAGACCAGTTCGACGCTGTCCAACTGGCTGCCGAACGAGACGTCCCCGTCATTGCGCTCGACTCCGATGACCGCATCCGGGACTCAAACCGAGCGGTGCGGGATCTCTTTCCCAAGCTAGCCGATGCACAAAGGGCTCGACTGGAGACAGTGCTCCCACAGGTAGCCGACCGCCTTGGCAGCGACGACCCCATCCTGAAGTGCCAGCAGGATGGGCAACTGCGGTATTACCAGATCACAGAGGCTCCCTACGGGACAGCCAGAGCCAGCCTTGGCCGAACCATTGTGTTCACCGACGTGACTGACCGCGAGCGATCCCGGAGCGAAGTAGAGCGACAGAACGACCGCCTCGAACAGTTCGCTAGTATGGTGAGCCACGACCTCCGAAATCCGCTTAACGTGGCGGAAGGACGGTTCGAACTGCTCCGCGAGGAGGTGGCACCGGACAACGCCCATGTAGAGCCGATCGCTAGGGCGCTCACCAGGATGAATGATCTCATTGAGGAGATTCTCTTGCTTACTCGTGAGGGCAAGGCTGTCGACCAGTGGGACGCTGTGTTGCTTTCATCAATAGTCACGGAGTGTTGGGAGATGGTCGAGACAGGGAGTGCGAACGTGTGTCTTGAGGACGACCTCGCGTTCAAAGCGGATGCAACACGGCTACAACGACTGTTTGAGAATCTCTTTCGAAATGCGGTAGAACACGGCAGGACAGACGTGACAGTCACGGTTGGGGCGCTCCCTGATGGGTTGGGATTCTACGTTGCCGATGATGGGCCTGGTATCTCTGAGGAAGACCGTGTATCGGTGTTCGAGCCAGGGTATACGACCCGCAATGAGGGAACCGGGCTCGGGCTTGCAATCGTCGCGGAGACGGTCGGTGCGCATGGATGGGAGATTCAGGTAACTGAGAGCGAAACTGGTGGTGCTCGGTTCGAAATTCGTGGCGTTGAGACCGTTGGGTGA
- a CDS encoding hypothetical protein (KEGG: hje:HacjB3_00960 hypothetical protein) codes for MSQETQRSGATEPNLETGTGSWISGMIGGLAGGALMGVMISVMMAPVIEAAIPGLYGLSGGLAGWIVHMSHSAVLGVVFAGIMEMSLGRYSDNIGAMIGIGAVYGIVLWAVLAALVMPIWLGVVGFPQAPPFPNFALPGSLPAHIGYGVVLGAVYPYVKRMGI; via the coding sequence ATGAGCCAAGAGACACAGCGGAGTGGCGCCACGGAACCGAACCTCGAAACAGGGACTGGTAGCTGGATCAGCGGGATGATCGGCGGCCTCGCGGGTGGCGCTCTGATGGGTGTGATGATTTCAGTCATGATGGCGCCCGTGATCGAAGCCGCGATTCCAGGACTCTATGGACTGAGCGGTGGTCTCGCGGGCTGGATCGTCCACATGTCCCACAGCGCGGTGCTCGGAGTCGTGTTCGCGGGGATCATGGAGATGAGTCTCGGACGCTATTCGGACAACATCGGGGCAATGATTGGGATAGGGGCGGTCTATGGCATCGTCTTGTGGGCCGTCCTCGCAGCGCTCGTGATGCCGATCTGGCTCGGGGTCGTTGGCTTCCCGCAGGCCCCGCCGTTCCCGAACTTCGCCCTGCCAGGAAGCTTGCCCGCACATATCGGCTACGGCGTGGTCCTGGGCGCCGTCTACCCCTATGTGAAGCGAATGGGGATCTAA
- a CDS encoding putative signal transduction protein with CBS domains (PFAM: Cystathionine beta-synthase, core~KEGG: hvo:HVO_2384 CBS domain pair): MDITNIAVQEFVEVEADTRVSKVRSIFDRENPKGVVVMDDGEYVGIVAEKHLLQSHVEDNTKVSAVVGSSRSGGKPPKVTRYDDVREVCRMLVEADVKIAPVYEGENLWGIVDADDILHAVKENLRAIDVDDIASTSVVTMLEDEHVGKAINRLRENGISRLPILNETGELTGIITTNDIVEFVVRDEERQGSNDRRGDTDRMLDIPVYDLMSSPVQTITSGETVEEAVARMFENNISGLVVTATPSGSEVVGVITKTDVLRALTHTEEESMDVQITNVNLLDTLTREDIGADITSVVDKFQEMNVLHAHVRFTQHKEKLRGTPLLRCQLRLRTTQGQVAGSGEGYGAEHAFHVALDRLERNVLELKGVKADEEYRGQLLRKLNQL; encoded by the coding sequence ATGGACATTACGAATATCGCGGTCCAGGAGTTCGTTGAGGTCGAGGCCGACACGCGCGTCTCGAAGGTTCGGTCTATCTTCGACCGGGAGAACCCAAAGGGGGTCGTCGTGATGGACGACGGTGAGTACGTGGGCATCGTCGCCGAGAAACACCTGCTCCAGTCCCACGTCGAGGACAACACGAAGGTCTCTGCGGTCGTCGGCTCCTCACGAAGCGGCGGCAAGCCCCCCAAAGTCACCCGCTACGACGACGTGCGGGAAGTCTGCCGAATGCTGGTCGAGGCCGACGTGAAGATTGCCCCAGTGTATGAAGGAGAGAATCTCTGGGGCATCGTCGACGCCGACGACATCCTGCACGCAGTGAAGGAGAATCTCCGCGCAATCGACGTGGACGACATCGCCTCCACGTCGGTCGTGACGATGCTGGAAGACGAACACGTCGGGAAGGCGATCAACCGCCTGCGCGAGAACGGCATCTCTCGGCTCCCCATCCTGAACGAGACGGGTGAGCTCACAGGAATCATCACGACAAACGACATCGTCGAGTTCGTGGTCCGCGACGAGGAGCGTCAGGGCTCCAACGACCGTCGTGGCGACACCGACCGCATGCTCGACATCCCGGTCTACGACCTGATGTCCAGCCCGGTCCAAACTATCACATCCGGCGAAACAGTCGAAGAAGCCGTCGCGAGGATGTTCGAGAACAACATCTCCGGGCTCGTGGTCACCGCGACCCCCAGTGGCTCTGAGGTCGTCGGCGTCATCACGAAGACGGACGTGCTGCGCGCGCTGACCCACACCGAGGAGGAGTCGATGGACGTCCAGATTACGAACGTCAATCTGCTCGACACCCTCACGCGGGAGGATATCGGTGCCGACATCACGTCCGTCGTCGACAAGTTCCAGGAGATGAACGTGCTCCACGCCCACGTGCGCTTCACCCAGCACAAGGAGAAGCTCCGCGGCACGCCGCTACTGCGGTGTCAGCTCCGCCTGCGCACCACCCAGGGGCAGGTCGCCGGCTCGGGTGAGGGCTACGGCGCCGAACACGCCTTCCACGTCGCACTCGACCGCCTTGAGCGCAACGTGCTCGAACTCAAGGGCGTGAAAGCAGACGAAGAGTACCGCGGCCAACTGCTCCGCAAGCTGAATCAACTGTAA
- a CDS encoding DNA repair and recombination protein radB (SMART: ATPase, AAA+ type, core~TIGRFAM: DNA recombination and repair protein RadB~KEGG: htu:Htur_2158 DNA repair and recombination protein RADB~HAMAP: DNA repair and recombination protein radB~PFAM: DNA recombination and repair protein Rad51, C-terminal), which translates to MSEPVPTGCPPVDDLLGGGFERGTVSQVYGEPASGKTNLVLSAAVSVAVEGGRALYIDTEGLSLDRFQQLVEARTDEESFEDVASRIVVSEAYDFDEQSEAVRDAEEFAESVDLIVLDSATGFYRLERGNDTAGGESLRKVASQVTHLLSLARKHDLAVTITNQVFRDPDADRTRGLGGNTLEHWTGVVLRLERFRGGNRRAVLEKHRSKATGETASFKIVDGGLEGTDEF; encoded by the coding sequence ATGAGCGAGCCCGTCCCCACCGGCTGTCCACCCGTCGATGACCTGCTTGGCGGCGGCTTCGAGCGCGGTACTGTCTCGCAGGTCTACGGCGAACCGGCCTCGGGGAAGACCAACCTCGTGCTCTCGGCGGCGGTCTCCGTCGCGGTCGAGGGCGGGCGCGCGCTCTACATCGACACCGAGGGGCTGAGCCTGGACCGCTTCCAGCAGCTCGTCGAGGCCCGAACTGACGAGGAGAGCTTCGAGGACGTGGCCTCCCGTATCGTCGTCTCGGAGGCCTACGACTTCGACGAGCAGTCCGAAGCCGTGCGCGACGCCGAGGAGTTCGCTGAGAGCGTCGACCTAATCGTCCTTGACTCTGCAACGGGGTTCTACCGGCTGGAGCGTGGCAACGACACCGCGGGCGGCGAGTCACTGCGGAAGGTCGCCAGCCAGGTGACCCACCTGCTCTCGCTGGCCCGGAAACACGACCTCGCCGTTACCATCACCAATCAGGTGTTCCGCGACCCCGACGCCGACCGGACACGGGGGCTGGGCGGCAACACGCTGGAGCACTGGACCGGCGTCGTGCTGCGGCTGGAGCGGTTCCGTGGCGGCAACCGTCGGGCCGTGCTCGAGAAACACCGCTCGAAGGCGACTGGTGAGACGGCGTCGTTCAAAATCGTTGACGGCGGCCTCGAGGGAACTGACGAGTTCTAA
- a CDS encoding UPF0272 protein (TIGRFAM: Protein of unknown function DUF111~HAMAP: UPF0272 protein~KEGG: hma:rrnAC1529 hypothetical protein~PFAM: Protein of unknown function DUF111), whose translation MQTLAFDGRTGAAGDMLLGALLAAGADRSALAVVEAHLPVRYETETVDRNGISSTLVRVVHEDAEDDSAAGQFDGQDHSHEDDHSHDHHHDHPHSHEHDDAEGHGHSRTYAEVVELVESMDLSDAVEEDALEAFEILGEAEAAVHGTGLDQTAFHEVGTDDAIADVVGFMLLLDDLRQRGLERVVTTPLFTGGGTVTFSHGTYPVPSPAVVEIAERADWSLRGGPLETELLTPTGAAILAAVAEGVDELPPMNLEVSGYGAGKKQFAQHPNVVRAMVGKGEGRLTREGISVLETNLDDATPEMLGSLQETLTDAGARDVSIVPLTMKKSRPGHLVKVICGPTDAERVARRLAAETGTLGVREHGAGHRWVASRAFEMATFDIDGESYEVDVKIASDESGNVFDYSAEYEDALAVAQETGLPVREVVHRAEEAVRE comes from the coding sequence ATGCAGACGCTCGCGTTCGACGGCCGGACCGGCGCCGCCGGCGATATGCTGCTTGGCGCCTTGCTCGCTGCCGGAGCCGACCGCTCCGCGCTCGCGGTCGTCGAGGCCCACCTCCCGGTGCGCTACGAGACCGAAACGGTCGACCGGAACGGCATCAGTTCGACACTGGTCCGGGTCGTCCACGAGGACGCCGAAGACGACTCGGCGGCTGGCCAGTTCGATGGCCAGGACCACTCACACGAAGACGACCATAGCCACGATCATCACCACGACCATCCCCACAGCCACGAACACGACGATGCCGAGGGACACGGCCACTCCCGGACCTACGCCGAGGTAGTCGAACTGGTGGAGTCGATGGATTTGTCCGACGCGGTCGAGGAAGATGCGCTCGAAGCGTTCGAAATCCTGGGCGAGGCGGAGGCAGCAGTCCACGGGACAGGGCTCGACCAGACAGCGTTCCACGAGGTGGGTACTGACGACGCCATCGCGGACGTTGTCGGGTTCATGCTCCTGCTCGATGACCTGCGCCAGCGAGGGCTGGAACGAGTCGTCACGACGCCGCTGTTCACCGGCGGCGGGACGGTGACGTTCTCCCACGGCACCTACCCGGTTCCGTCGCCCGCTGTCGTTGAGATTGCCGAGCGCGCGGACTGGTCGCTCCGGGGCGGGCCACTCGAGACGGAACTGCTCACCCCCACAGGAGCGGCCATCCTCGCCGCCGTCGCCGAAGGCGTCGACGAGCTCCCGCCGATGAATCTTGAGGTGTCGGGCTACGGCGCTGGCAAGAAGCAGTTCGCCCAGCACCCGAACGTGGTCCGCGCGATGGTCGGCAAGGGTGAGGGGCGCCTGACTCGCGAGGGGATTTCGGTGCTCGAGACGAACCTCGACGACGCCACCCCGGAGATGCTGGGAAGTCTGCAGGAGACCCTGACGGACGCTGGCGCCCGCGACGTGAGTATCGTCCCGCTGACGATGAAGAAATCCCGACCGGGCCACCTGGTGAAGGTCATCTGCGGGCCGACGGACGCCGAGCGCGTCGCGCGCCGACTCGCCGCGGAAACGGGGACGTTGGGCGTTCGGGAACACGGCGCGGGCCACCGCTGGGTGGCCAGTCGAGCGTTCGAGATGGCGACGTTCGATATCGACGGGGAGTCCTACGAAGTCGACGTGAAAATTGCCAGCGACGAATCTGGAAACGTGTTCGACTACAGCGCTGAGTACGAGGACGCACTGGCGGTGGCACAGGAGACGGGGCTCCCTGTCCGGGAGGTTGTACACCGGGCTGAGGAAGCGGTTCGGGAGTGA
- a CDS encoding AAA family ATPase, CDC48 subfamily (SMART: ATPase, AAA+ type, core~TIGRFAM: ATPase, AAA-type, CDC48~KEGG: hla:Hlac_1716 AAA family ATPase, CDC48 subfamily~PFAM: ATPase, AAA-type, core; ATPase, AAA-type, VAT, N-terminal; Cell division protein 48, CDC48, domain 2), giving the protein MNEVQLEVAKAYPNDSGRGIARLDPDTLLHLKLSPGDIIEIEGAETTAAKVWRADRQDWNTDTVRIDGFTRQNADVGIGERVTIRKAEAEKAKKLVLAPPEEASVQFGSEAAGMVKRQILKRPVVERDIVPVMSSTNHPFMRSPGQAIPLIAVETEPDGVCLVTEDTEVELREEPISGYDKTGGGITYEDIGGLEDEIQRVREMVELPMKHPQIFKKLGIEPPQGVLLHGPPGTGKTLLAKAVANETSASFFSIAGPEIISKYYGESEQQLREIFEDAKDDSPSIIFIDELDSIAPKREDVTGEVERRVVAQLLTMMDGLDSRGQVIVIAATNRVDSVDPALRRPGRFDREIEIGVPDEVGRKEVLQIHTRGMPLSDGVDLDHLADETHGFVGADIESLGKEAAMKALRRYLPKIDLDEEDIPPSLIDRMIVNKKDFQGALNEVEPSAMREVLVELPKITWEDVGGLEDPKQQVKEAVEWPLSNPEKFDRMGIEAPKGVLLYGPPGTGKTLMAKAVANETNANFISIRGPQLLSKWVGESEKAIRQTFRKARQVSPTIIFFDELDSLAPSRGQEMGNNVSERVVNQLLTELDGLEEMGEVMVIAATNRPDMIDPALIRSGRFDRLVLIGAPDEVGRKKILDIHTEDTPLSPDVSLKEIAEITDGYVGSDLESICREAAIEALRESDDADDVEMSHFRKAIESVRPTITEDLMSYYEEVEKEFRGSAKSQLDRGGPRHGFQ; this is encoded by the coding sequence ATGAACGAAGTCCAACTGGAGGTCGCGAAGGCGTACCCGAACGACTCGGGTCGCGGTATCGCCCGGCTCGACCCCGATACGCTGCTGCATCTAAAGCTCTCACCCGGCGACATCATCGAGATCGAGGGGGCCGAGACGACCGCCGCGAAGGTCTGGCGGGCCGACCGGCAGGACTGGAACACCGACACCGTCCGAATTGACGGGTTTACCCGCCAGAACGCCGACGTGGGAATCGGCGAGCGGGTGACCATCCGCAAGGCCGAAGCCGAGAAGGCCAAGAAGCTGGTGCTGGCCCCGCCCGAGGAGGCCTCGGTCCAGTTCGGCTCCGAAGCCGCAGGAATGGTCAAACGCCAGATTCTGAAGCGCCCGGTCGTCGAGCGTGACATCGTTCCCGTGATGTCCAGCACGAACCACCCGTTCATGCGCTCACCGGGGCAGGCCATCCCGCTCATCGCTGTCGAGACCGAGCCTGACGGCGTCTGTCTGGTCACCGAAGACACGGAGGTTGAGCTCCGTGAGGAGCCAATCTCGGGCTACGACAAGACCGGCGGCGGCATCACCTACGAGGATATCGGTGGGCTGGAAGACGAGATTCAGCGCGTCCGGGAGATGGTCGAGCTGCCGATGAAACACCCTCAAATCTTCAAGAAACTCGGCATCGAGCCGCCACAGGGGGTACTGCTCCACGGGCCGCCCGGCACCGGGAAGACGCTGCTGGCGAAAGCCGTCGCCAACGAGACCTCCGCGAGCTTCTTCTCTATCGCGGGCCCCGAGATTATCTCGAAATACTACGGCGAATCCGAACAGCAACTCCGGGAGATCTTCGAGGATGCCAAAGACGACAGCCCATCCATCATCTTCATCGACGAACTCGACTCCATCGCGCCCAAGCGTGAGGACGTGACCGGCGAGGTCGAGCGTCGTGTCGTTGCTCAGCTGTTGACGATGATGGACGGCCTCGACTCCCGCGGCCAGGTCATCGTCATCGCTGCGACCAACCGCGTCGACAGCGTTGACCCCGCGCTCCGCCGCCCCGGTCGCTTCGACCGCGAAATCGAGATTGGCGTCCCCGACGAGGTGGGTCGCAAAGAGGTGCTCCAGATTCACACCCGTGGGATGCCGCTCTCAGACGGCGTTGACCTCGACCACCTGGCTGACGAGACCCACGGCTTCGTCGGCGCCGACATCGAGAGCCTGGGCAAGGAGGCCGCGATGAAGGCCCTGCGCCGGTACCTCCCCAAGATCGACCTCGACGAGGAGGATATCCCGCCGAGCCTCATCGACCGGATGATCGTCAACAAGAAGGACTTCCAGGGCGCGCTCAACGAGGTCGAACCCTCCGCGATGCGCGAGGTCCTGGTCGAACTCCCCAAAATCACGTGGGAGGACGTTGGCGGTCTCGAGGACCCCAAACAGCAGGTCAAGGAGGCCGTCGAGTGGCCGCTCTCGAACCCCGAGAAGTTCGACCGGATGGGCATTGAGGCGCCGAAGGGCGTGCTGCTCTACGGCCCGCCCGGCACCGGGAAGACGCTGATGGCGAAAGCCGTCGCCAACGAGACCAACGCGAACTTCATCTCGATCCGCGGCCCGCAACTCCTCTCGAAGTGGGTCGGGGAGTCCGAGAAGGCCATCCGCCAGACGTTCCGGAAGGCCCGACAGGTCTCGCCCACCATTATCTTCTTCGACGAGCTCGACTCGCTCGCGCCCAGCCGGGGACAGGAGATGGGCAACAACGTCTCCGAGCGCGTCGTGAACCAGCTCCTGACCGAACTCGACGGGCTGGAGGAGATGGGCGAGGTGATGGTCATCGCCGCGACCAACCGTCCGGACATGATCGACCCCGCACTCATCCGCTCGGGCCGGTTCGACCGGCTGGTGCTCATCGGCGCCCCCGACGAGGTGGGCCGCAAGAAAATCCTCGATATCCACACCGAGGACACCCCGCTTTCGCCGGACGTGAGCCTGAAAGAGATTGCCGAAATCACCGACGGCTACGTCGGATCGGACCTCGAATCCATCTGCCGGGAGGCTGCCATCGAGGCACTTCGGGAGAGCGACGACGCCGATGACGTGGAGATGAGTCATTTCCGGAAGGCCATCGAGTCAGTCCGGCCGACCATCACTGAAGATCTGATGAGCTACTACGAGGAGGTCGAAAAGGAGTTCCGCGGCAGCGCCAAGAGCCAACTCGACCGCGGCGGCCCGCGCCACGGCTTCCAGTGA
- a CDS encoding aldo/keto reductase (PFAM: Aldo/keto reductase~KEGG: hmu:Hmuk_0263 aldo/keto reductase), with product MLRRYRGLGNRLALLNDSVEEVVLGTYDSVADRMTGYDSKRASFRLDGNDYERAIATEPECRDRNVQRFGDRTVCMATNQSDTFDIGSETVNRLGFGAMRLCGENIIGRPDDEEAAREVAREAVSVGVDFIDTADSYGPGTSERLLQEAGVVDDAFVATKGGLLRNHDGDWLPLGDPDYLHNAALASLDRLGVDSIDLYQLHRPGPDTEFEESVTALAGLKDDGLVENVGLSNVSVEQLETARDHVEIATVQNQYNLVDRDHEDVLEACESAGIGFIPYFPIGAGDLDEKADIVDDVAGAHDASRYQIALAWLLGRSDVTLPIPGTSSVEHLRENVAASQIDLSEDELARLGE from the coding sequence ATGCTGCGGCGCTATCGCGGGCTGGGCAACAGGCTCGCACTCCTTAACGATAGTGTCGAGGAGGTGGTGTTGGGAACCTACGACAGCGTGGCAGACCGCATGACTGGCTACGACAGCAAGCGAGCCAGCTTCCGGCTCGACGGAAACGATTACGAACGTGCCATCGCAACCGAACCGGAGTGCCGGGACCGGAACGTCCAACGGTTCGGCGACCGAACAGTGTGTATGGCCACAAATCAGAGCGACACCTTCGACATCGGCAGCGAGACGGTCAACCGACTCGGCTTCGGCGCGATGCGGCTCTGTGGCGAGAACATCATCGGGAGGCCCGACGACGAGGAAGCCGCCCGCGAGGTGGCCCGCGAAGCGGTCTCCGTGGGCGTCGACTTCATCGACACGGCGGACTCCTACGGCCCCGGCACGAGCGAGCGCTTGCTTCAGGAGGCCGGCGTCGTCGACGATGCGTTCGTCGCCACGAAGGGCGGCCTGCTCCGGAACCACGATGGTGACTGGCTCCCGCTGGGCGACCCTGACTACCTCCACAACGCCGCGCTGGCCTCCCTCGACCGGCTGGGCGTTGACAGTATCGACCTCTACCAGCTCCACCGCCCCGGCCCCGACACAGAGTTCGAGGAGTCGGTGACGGCGCTCGCGGGACTCAAAGACGATGGACTGGTCGAGAACGTCGGACTGAGCAACGTCTCCGTCGAGCAGCTGGAGACGGCCCGCGACCACGTCGAGATCGCGACGGTCCAGAATCAGTACAACCTCGTCGACCGGGACCACGAGGACGTCCTCGAGGCCTGCGAGTCGGCGGGCATCGGCTTCATCCCCTACTTCCCCATCGGTGCCGGCGACCTCGACGAGAAGGCCGATATCGTCGACGACGTGGCTGGAGCCCACGACGCCTCGCGCTACCAGATCGCGCTCGCGTGGCTGCTGGGCCGGTCGGACGTGACACTCCCGATTCCGGGCACCTCAAGCGTCGAGCACCTGCGGGAGAACGTGGCGGCGAGCCAGATCGACCTGAGCGAGGACGAACTCGCACGGCTGGGCGAGTAG